Proteins encoded in a region of the Corallococcus caeni genome:
- a CDS encoding amidohydrolase: MTAETTVYKAERVWTLDAERPRAEALAVRDGRLLAVGTLAEARAAAGSTAREVDLGRATVVPGLVDAHAHLHGLGKSLTTVRLEKAPSVQDVVRRLGQAPASSFQGDWLLGKGWDQNEWPGAAFPGRAELDARFPTTPVYLMRVDHHAAWVNGEALRRAGITRDTPDPRGGRILRDARGEPTGVLVDNAMDVVEAAIPAPTREQLETRLRAALERCAQVGLTGVHDAGMDLQAFRTLQAWDAAGTLPLRVYAMAAGQGEQRHTYLEQGPWQGRHLAMRSVKFLADGALGSRGAALHDDYSDEPGQRGLLLLAPEELEARAQAFMARGFQVCIHAIGDRANTLVVDVLLRGAERTGTQALRHRVEHAQILRLEDIRRLGAAGLVASVQPTHATSDMPWAETRLGRERLKGAYAWRTLKDAGAHLALGSDFPIENPDVLAGLYAARTRQDAKGWPEGGWYPEERLSAAEALEGFTAGPAWASFEEARRGRLKPGLDADFVALSEDPLEGPAVALVDARVLATVVAGAEVFRAAG; encoded by the coding sequence ATGACGGCAGAGACCACGGTCTACAAGGCGGAGCGCGTGTGGACTCTCGATGCGGAGCGTCCGCGCGCGGAGGCGTTGGCGGTACGTGACGGGCGGCTGCTCGCGGTGGGGACGCTCGCGGAGGCACGCGCCGCCGCGGGCTCCACCGCGCGCGAGGTGGACCTGGGCCGGGCCACGGTGGTGCCCGGTCTGGTGGACGCGCACGCGCACCTGCACGGTCTGGGGAAGAGCCTGACCACCGTGCGCCTGGAGAAGGCGCCCTCGGTGCAGGACGTCGTCCGGCGTCTGGGGCAGGCGCCCGCGTCGAGCTTCCAGGGGGACTGGTTGCTCGGCAAGGGGTGGGACCAGAACGAGTGGCCCGGCGCCGCGTTCCCGGGCCGCGCGGAGCTGGACGCGCGCTTCCCCACGACGCCGGTGTACCTCATGCGGGTGGATCATCACGCGGCCTGGGTGAACGGCGAGGCCCTGCGCAGAGCGGGCATCACGCGGGACACGCCGGATCCACGAGGAGGCCGCATCCTCCGCGACGCGAGGGGCGAACCCACCGGCGTCCTCGTGGACAACGCGATGGACGTGGTGGAGGCCGCCATCCCCGCGCCCACGCGCGAGCAGCTGGAGACCCGGCTGCGAGCCGCGCTGGAGCGCTGCGCGCAGGTCGGGCTCACGGGCGTGCACGACGCGGGCATGGACCTCCAGGCCTTCCGCACGTTGCAGGCGTGGGACGCGGCGGGGACGCTGCCCCTGCGCGTGTACGCGATGGCGGCGGGGCAGGGTGAGCAGCGCCACACCTATCTGGAGCAGGGCCCCTGGCAGGGGCGGCACCTGGCGATGCGCTCGGTGAAGTTCCTGGCGGACGGAGCGCTGGGCAGCCGGGGCGCGGCGCTGCACGACGACTACAGCGACGAGCCCGGCCAGCGCGGCCTGTTGCTCCTCGCGCCGGAAGAACTCGAGGCCCGCGCGCAGGCCTTCATGGCCCGGGGCTTCCAGGTGTGCATCCACGCCATTGGAGACCGTGCCAATACATTGGTCGTGGACGTCCTCCTTCGAGGCGCGGAGCGGACGGGCACGCAGGCCCTGCGCCACCGCGTGGAGCACGCGCAGATCCTCCGGCTGGAGGACATCCGGAGGCTGGGCGCGGCGGGGCTGGTGGCCAGCGTGCAGCCCACGCACGCCACCAGTGACATGCCCTGGGCGGAGACGCGGCTGGGGCGCGAGCGGCTCAAGGGCGCCTACGCCTGGCGCACGTTGAAGGACGCGGGCGCGCACCTGGCGCTGGGCAGCGACTTCCCCATCGAGAACCCGGACGTGCTCGCGGGGCTCTACGCGGCGCGCACGCGGCAGGACGCGAAGGGCTGGCCGGAAGGTGGCTGGTATCCGGAGGAGCGCCTGAGCGCGGCGGAAGCGCTGGAGGGCTTCACGGCGGGGCCCGCGTGGGCGTCCTTCGAGGAGGCGCGGCGCGGAAGGCTGAAGCCCGGCCTGGACGCGGACTTCGTCGCGCTGTCCGAGGATCCGCTGGAGGGGCCCGCGGTCGCGCTGGTGGACGCGCGAGTGCTGGCCACGGTGGTGGCGGGCGCGGAGGTGTTCCGGGCGGCGGGCTGA
- a CDS encoding helix-turn-helix domain-containing protein → MSTPKTQTEWKLTALAEEVGVSPRTVRYYVQRGLLPAPPFKGPDTVYGEEHRVRLKAIRVLQARFLPLDAIQAELARLSLEELRRLAETPVGPGTLPEEAPRLPPPRRPGKDPTVEVARYQRWLLAPGLELHVSEQAEAKVRALAERVRALIEESQEGTPS, encoded by the coding sequence GTGAGCACGCCCAAGACACAGACGGAGTGGAAGCTGACCGCGCTGGCGGAGGAGGTGGGCGTCTCGCCTCGCACGGTCCGCTATTACGTCCAGCGGGGCCTCCTGCCCGCACCGCCCTTCAAGGGGCCGGACACGGTCTACGGGGAGGAGCACCGGGTGCGGCTCAAGGCCATCCGGGTGCTCCAGGCGAGGTTCCTGCCCCTGGACGCCATCCAGGCGGAGCTGGCGCGGCTGTCGCTGGAGGAGCTGCGCCGGCTGGCGGAGACGCCGGTGGGGCCGGGGACGTTGCCGGAAGAAGCCCCCCGGCTTCCGCCCCCCAGGCGTCCGGGAAAAGACCCGACGGTGGAGGTGGCGCGTTACCAGCGCTGGCTCCTGGCGCCGGGGTTGGAATTGCACGTGTCGGAGCAGGCGGAAGCAAAGGTCCGGGCGCTGGCGGAGCGGGTGCGCGCCCTCATCGAAGAGTCCCAGGAAGGAACGCCGTCATGA
- a CDS encoding sigma-70 family RNA polymerase sigma factor, whose product MEAIYEERESTVELVGAEVDSAEVEMRVRGHLELVRRLAWKYRWTGLSLEELMSEGNVGLVEAARRFEERGVPFGAYAQQWIRARIRAYVSRTWSVAGGRAPWIVFQLRRERARLEARWGEGHPEVTKRLAEALGKREEEVARGADALAKDVSLNAPLGWEGDVTRLDMLESEEDSAEELADRGAWAEKLHQSVAEAWPELDARERALVKERMLAEDGVSAELLAKRFGVTAVRIRQIEQGLRQKLRQRLTAGCTAWDSESPRLAA is encoded by the coding sequence ATGGAAGCCATCTACGAGGAGCGCGAGTCCACGGTGGAGCTTGTCGGGGCCGAGGTGGACTCGGCCGAAGTGGAGATGCGGGTGCGGGGGCACCTGGAGCTGGTCCGCCGGCTGGCCTGGAAGTACCGCTGGACGGGTCTGTCGTTGGAGGAGCTGATGTCGGAGGGCAACGTCGGCCTGGTGGAGGCGGCGCGCCGGTTCGAGGAGCGGGGTGTGCCGTTCGGCGCCTACGCCCAGCAGTGGATCCGCGCGCGCATCCGGGCGTACGTGTCCCGCACCTGGAGTGTGGCGGGCGGCCGCGCGCCGTGGATCGTCTTCCAGCTGAGGCGCGAGCGCGCGCGGCTGGAGGCCCGCTGGGGCGAGGGCCATCCGGAAGTGACGAAGCGGCTGGCCGAGGCGCTGGGCAAGCGGGAGGAGGAGGTGGCGCGGGGGGCGGACGCCCTGGCGAAGGACGTGTCGTTGAACGCGCCCCTGGGGTGGGAGGGGGACGTGACGCGGCTGGACATGCTGGAGTCGGAGGAGGACTCGGCGGAGGAGCTGGCGGACCGGGGCGCCTGGGCGGAGAAGCTGCACCAGAGCGTGGCGGAGGCCTGGCCGGAGCTGGACGCCCGGGAGCGGGCGCTGGTGAAGGAGCGGATGCTGGCGGAGGACGGGGTGAGCGCGGAGCTGCTGGCGAAGCGCTTCGGGGTGACGGCGGTGCGCATCCGGCAGATCGAGCAGGGGCTGCGCCAGAAGCTGCGCCAGCGTCTGACGGCGGGGTGCACGGCCTGGGACAGCGAGTCGCCCCGGCTGGCGGCCTGA
- a CDS encoding S24 family peptidase, which translates to MEFFQTTEATTGEARVFNALREAFRQDEGLCFLRYPFFETRGRFRHEPDILMLHRDLGLLIIEVKDLQARHVSRMEGHTWHMADWHKGIEEPYAQAEAQMWSALKRFNSVPLLHDRLKHHALVALPNVPRAEWAAKGFTLLPCNPAILHKDELGPVTLRRRLGDFAGTAGRSRLTNEEWQKARAVLGFGTVIEQIQKRGGFAGTAARVAASETRIAALDLEQVSIGVEIPPGPQRIRGIAGSGKTMLLAIKAARMHLAHPDWDIAFTFNTKSLYQVIQSYITELCRYLGDSEPNWRKLRVMHAWGGRTTGPGLYYVTAQAMGRKARIPNDFVRSTVAEKLAVACRELLEPGRVPELFDAVLVDEGQDLLSDFYRLAYAVLKAPKRLIWAYDEAQSLDHLTIPTSENLFGRGPDGKLLVDVAGQYPGGIYKSHIMRRCYRTPRQILLAAHAVGMGLLRPEGPVQAITTKSGWQDIGYSVETGGFASPGAEVVLVRSMANSGHPLDSLPMPRRPLLRSQGFADREAEFEACARCVQEQVRTGVRAEQIMVVHLGFKDELQRLAGRLSEAGVVVHSTEENPREFRRAGAVTVTGVHRAKGNESRVVFVTGLDCVERVEGEVVNRNHLFVALTRSRQECIVSGVSTRSRRLLHELETLHRMGDRIVFLAPDPKRLKRSLEDEPSPGVPSDPPRPQESPVRASVADDERFRTHLPLYDVRAAAGPWGAGRVVEQEVDGWVDATAIGALSTDMFAVRVAGKSMEPQIADGSIAVFRHLRDSVPEGKIVLVQQLQADHESVAVVVKRLARSVSGYRLESLNPLYSPLAFDPFSEKEPVRLLGVYLGVVPPARS; encoded by the coding sequence ATGGAGTTCTTTCAGACCACCGAGGCCACGACCGGGGAAGCACGGGTCTTCAACGCCCTCCGAGAGGCGTTCCGCCAGGACGAGGGACTCTGCTTCCTGCGGTATCCCTTCTTCGAGACCCGAGGGCGCTTTCGCCACGAGCCCGACATTCTCATGCTTCATCGGGACCTGGGACTGCTCATCATCGAGGTCAAGGACCTGCAGGCTCGCCACGTGTCCCGCATGGAAGGGCACACCTGGCACATGGCTGATTGGCACAAGGGCATCGAGGAGCCATATGCCCAAGCGGAAGCGCAGATGTGGTCGGCGCTCAAGCGCTTCAACAGCGTGCCTCTGCTGCATGATCGCCTGAAGCATCATGCGCTGGTGGCCCTTCCCAACGTCCCCCGTGCCGAGTGGGCCGCGAAGGGATTCACCTTGCTGCCGTGCAATCCGGCCATCCTTCACAAAGACGAACTGGGCCCCGTCACCCTGCGCCGGCGACTTGGCGATTTCGCCGGAACGGCAGGTCGCTCACGTCTGACGAATGAGGAGTGGCAGAAGGCGCGTGCAGTCCTGGGGTTTGGCACGGTCATCGAGCAGATCCAGAAGAGGGGAGGATTCGCTGGCACCGCCGCCCGTGTTGCCGCCAGCGAGACGAGGATTGCCGCCCTTGATCTGGAGCAGGTGAGTATTGGAGTGGAGATTCCACCGGGTCCGCAGCGGATCCGAGGCATCGCGGGCTCCGGTAAGACGATGCTCCTGGCCATCAAGGCGGCACGGATGCATCTCGCGCATCCGGATTGGGATATTGCATTCACTTTCAATACAAAGAGCCTTTATCAGGTCATCCAAAGCTACATCACGGAGCTGTGCCGGTATCTGGGCGATTCGGAGCCGAACTGGCGGAAGCTGCGGGTCATGCATGCCTGGGGCGGCAGGACGACGGGCCCCGGCCTCTACTACGTCACAGCGCAGGCCATGGGGCGCAAGGCGCGTATCCCCAACGATTTTGTGCGCTCTACCGTCGCAGAGAAGCTGGCTGTCGCGTGCCGCGAGCTCCTGGAACCGGGGAGGGTCCCCGAGCTCTTCGATGCGGTGCTCGTCGACGAAGGCCAGGATCTGTTGTCAGACTTTTATCGACTGGCGTACGCAGTTCTAAAGGCTCCCAAGCGCCTGATCTGGGCCTATGATGAGGCTCAGAGCCTGGACCACCTCACCATTCCAACGTCGGAGAACCTCTTCGGCCGCGGCCCCGACGGGAAGTTGCTCGTGGATGTCGCCGGCCAATACCCGGGAGGCATCTACAAGAGCCACATCATGCGGAGGTGCTATCGCACGCCACGCCAGATCCTGCTGGCAGCCCATGCGGTCGGAATGGGCCTCCTGCGGCCGGAGGGCCCGGTTCAGGCGATCACCACGAAGAGTGGCTGGCAGGACATCGGCTACTCAGTCGAGACAGGCGGATTCGCGAGTCCCGGTGCCGAAGTCGTGCTGGTGCGCTCGATGGCGAATTCGGGCCATCCGCTGGATTCCTTGCCGATGCCTCGCCGACCCCTCCTGAGATCTCAGGGCTTCGCGGATCGCGAGGCGGAATTCGAGGCCTGCGCACGTTGCGTCCAAGAGCAGGTGCGGACCGGAGTCCGAGCCGAACAGATCATGGTCGTCCATCTGGGCTTCAAGGACGAACTCCAACGCCTCGCCGGAAGGCTGAGTGAGGCGGGCGTCGTCGTTCATTCCACGGAGGAAAACCCCAGAGAGTTTCGCCGCGCAGGTGCGGTCACCGTGACCGGGGTCCATCGAGCCAAGGGCAACGAGTCTCGCGTCGTTTTCGTCACAGGGCTTGATTGTGTCGAGCGAGTCGAAGGCGAGGTCGTGAACCGGAATCACCTGTTCGTCGCGCTGACCCGCTCACGACAGGAGTGCATCGTCTCGGGCGTCAGTACGAGATCACGCCGCCTTCTGCACGAACTGGAAACACTGCACCGGATGGGAGACCGGATCGTGTTCCTGGCCCCTGACCCCAAGCGGCTCAAGCGGAGCCTGGAGGATGAGCCGAGCCCGGGAGTTCCTTCGGATCCGCCACGGCCCCAGGAGTCCCCTGTTCGTGCCAGCGTTGCTGATGACGAGCGCTTCAGGACTCACTTGCCGCTCTACGATGTCCGGGCCGCGGCGGGACCCTGGGGGGCTGGACGTGTCGTTGAACAGGAAGTGGATGGCTGGGTCGATGCCACGGCGATCGGCGCGCTCTCCACGGACATGTTCGCCGTAAGGGTCGCCGGAAAATCGATGGAACCCCAGATTGCTGATGGTTCCATCGCCGTGTTCCGACACCTGCGCGACTCCGTACCCGAGGGCAAGATCGTCCTCGTCCAGCAGTTGCAGGCGGACCACGAGAGTGTCGCGGTGGTGGTGAAGCGCCTGGCGCGCTCGGTCAGCGGCTACCGGCTGGAGTCCTTGAATCCGCTCTACTCCCCGTTGGCCTTCGACCCGTTCTCCGAGAAGGAGCCCGTCCGTCTGCTGGGTGTGTACCTTGGCGTTGTGCCACCTGCCAGGAGCTAG
- a CDS encoding slipin family protein, which yields MNELFGALGWLIPLGVLFLLFLSGVRIVTEYQNGVVFRLGRYVGLKRAGFRWLIPFIERMVIIDLRTVARDVPPQDVITKDNVSVKVSAVVYFRVMQADKAVLQVEDYLYATSQIAQTTLRAILGQVELDDLLSQRERINHELQQVLDARTGPWGIKVSNVEVKHIDLPLEMQRAIARQAEAERERRAKIIAAEGEHQAAEKLAQAADVLSRNPATLQLRYLQTLVEITGGGNHTILPIPLELLRAFGAVTARPLPPEQAREEDEDEDASHGLS from the coding sequence ATGAACGAGCTGTTCGGAGCCCTGGGATGGCTCATCCCCCTGGGCGTGCTGTTCCTCCTCTTCCTCTCCGGTGTGCGCATCGTCACCGAGTACCAGAACGGCGTCGTGTTCCGGCTGGGCCGCTACGTGGGCCTCAAGCGCGCGGGCTTCCGCTGGCTCATCCCCTTCATTGAACGCATGGTGATCATCGACCTGCGCACCGTCGCGCGCGACGTGCCTCCGCAGGACGTCATCACCAAGGACAACGTCAGCGTGAAGGTCAGCGCCGTCGTCTACTTCCGCGTCATGCAGGCGGACAAGGCCGTGCTCCAGGTGGAGGACTACCTCTACGCCACCAGCCAGATCGCGCAGACGACCCTGCGCGCCATCCTGGGCCAGGTGGAGCTGGACGACCTCTTGTCCCAGCGCGAGCGCATCAACCACGAGTTGCAGCAGGTGCTCGACGCACGCACCGGCCCGTGGGGCATCAAGGTCTCCAACGTGGAGGTGAAGCACATCGACCTGCCGCTGGAGATGCAGCGGGCCATCGCGCGGCAGGCCGAGGCCGAACGCGAGCGCCGCGCGAAGATCATCGCCGCGGAAGGCGAACACCAGGCCGCGGAGAAGCTGGCCCAGGCCGCGGACGTGCTCAGCCGCAACCCCGCCACGCTCCAGCTGCGCTACCTGCAGACGCTGGTGGAGATCACCGGCGGCGGCAACCACACCATCCTGCCCATTCCCCTGGAGCTCCTGCGCGCGTTCGGCGCCGTGACCGCGCGGCCCCTCCCTCCGGAGCAGGCCCGGGAGGAGGACGAGGACGAGGACGCGTCCCACGGCCTGTCCTGA
- the nhaR gene encoding transcriptional activator NhaR: MAWLNYHHLLYFWTVARAGSIAKASEELHLAQPTISAQIKLLEESLGHQLFERKGRKLVLSDVGRTVMRYADEIFRLGNELKNVVSGLPTGQQLRLNVGVLDVIPKLVAEQLLKPALEAGPSLRIICRESPLPQLLAQLALHELDVVLADAPGSEPVSVRSFNHLLGKCGVTFFAAQPLAHLRKDFPRSLDGAPMLLPSEESSVRRSLDLWFERLGIRPLIAGDFDDSALLQAFGQKGHGIFAMPSIIDAEVQRQFNVTAIGHTDEIEQCFYAITVERRLRHPAVVAIAEAARSHIFGG; the protein is encoded by the coding sequence ATGGCGTGGCTCAACTACCACCATCTCCTGTATTTCTGGACGGTTGCGCGGGCGGGCAGCATCGCCAAGGCGAGCGAAGAGCTGCACCTCGCCCAGCCCACCATCAGCGCTCAAATCAAGCTGCTGGAGGAGTCGCTGGGCCACCAGCTCTTCGAGCGCAAGGGCCGCAAGCTCGTGCTCTCCGACGTGGGCCGCACCGTCATGCGCTACGCGGATGAGATCTTCCGCCTGGGCAACGAGCTGAAGAACGTCGTCTCCGGCCTGCCCACCGGCCAGCAGCTGCGCCTCAACGTGGGCGTGCTCGACGTCATCCCCAAGCTCGTCGCCGAGCAGCTGCTCAAGCCCGCGCTGGAGGCCGGCCCCTCGCTGCGCATCATCTGCCGCGAGAGCCCCCTGCCCCAATTGCTTGCACAGCTGGCGTTGCATGAGTTGGACGTGGTGCTCGCGGACGCACCCGGCTCCGAGCCCGTCAGCGTCCGGTCCTTCAACCACCTGCTGGGCAAGTGCGGCGTGACGTTCTTCGCCGCCCAGCCGCTCGCGCACCTGCGCAAGGACTTCCCGCGCTCGCTGGACGGCGCGCCCATGCTGCTGCCGTCGGAGGAGTCCTCGGTGCGCCGCTCGCTGGACCTGTGGTTCGAGCGGCTCGGCATCCGGCCGCTCATCGCGGGTGACTTCGACGACAGCGCGCTGCTCCAGGCCTTCGGACAGAAGGGGCACGGCATCTTCGCCATGCCCTCCATCATCGACGCCGAGGTGCAACGGCAGTTCAACGTCACCGCCATCGGGCACACCGACGAAATCGAGCAGTGCTTCTACGCCATCACCGTGGAGCGCCGCCTGCGCCACCCCGCCGTCGTCGCCATCGCCGAGGCCGCGCGCTCGCACATCTTCGGCGGGTGA
- a CDS encoding peptidylprolyl isomerase: MANAKVFFDMSIGGQPAGRIVMELFSDDVPKTAENFRALCTGEKGTGKSGKPLHYKGTPFHRVIPGFMCQGGDITLGNGYGGESIYGEKFADENFKHKHTAPGFLSMANAGPNSNGSQFFLTTVPTSWLDGKHVVFGKVVEGMDVVKKIEGVGSQSGATRQPVKIEDSGQL; this comes from the coding sequence ATGGCAAACGCCAAGGTCTTCTTCGACATGTCGATTGGTGGCCAGCCCGCCGGTCGTATCGTGATGGAGCTGTTCTCCGACGACGTTCCCAAGACCGCCGAGAACTTCCGCGCCCTGTGCACGGGTGAGAAGGGCACCGGCAAGAGCGGCAAGCCGCTGCACTACAAGGGGACGCCCTTCCACCGCGTCATCCCGGGGTTCATGTGCCAGGGCGGCGACATCACGCTCGGCAACGGCTACGGCGGTGAGTCCATCTACGGTGAGAAGTTCGCGGACGAGAACTTCAAGCACAAGCACACCGCTCCGGGCTTCCTCTCCATGGCGAACGCGGGCCCCAACAGCAACGGCTCGCAGTTCTTCCTCACCACCGTCCCCACCTCGTGGCTCGACGGCAAGCACGTCGTCTTCGGCAAGGTCGTCGAGGGCATGGACGTGGTGAAGAAGATCGAAGGCGTGGGCAGCCAGTCCGGCGCGACGCGCCAGCCCGTGAAGATCGAGGACAGCGGCCAGCTGTAA
- a CDS encoding NfeD family protein, translated as MREHVDRRGWRRHVLWGWLLALLFAGLVAPAASAPPSLVARCELEGVVDTGSGAYLADCVKRAEDGGATALLVRLDTPGGSLEATRAVVRAFLGSRVPVLVWVGPSGARAGSAGVFISLASNVSAMAPGTNIGAAHPVGPGGEDVEERGGEQLARKVENDTVAFAEGIARQRGRNPEWAAAAVRDSASVPADRAVELRVVELVAPTEAAFLDAVEGRSVEVAGGDTVTLTTRDAHVVSLEPGLSQQVVHALAQPSIIYLLFLVAVLGLVAEVSHPGAVAPGLIGGVALVLALMASATLPVRSGALVLMLVGVGLIIAELFVTSGLLGAAGTGLLILGGVFLVDRFEPGWFVEPSFRLSWGVMLPTALLFAGSAAFLAYRSAQTRKLPQRGGDVGLVGEAGTALVPVTPSGGEVFVHGERWRAVSFTPIREGAQVVVRAVEGLTLTVAESMP; from the coding sequence ATGCGGGAGCACGTCGACAGGAGGGGCTGGCGCCGTCACGTTCTGTGGGGCTGGCTCCTGGCGCTCCTCTTCGCGGGCCTCGTCGCTCCGGCGGCTTCCGCGCCGCCGTCCCTCGTCGCGCGCTGCGAGCTGGAGGGCGTGGTGGACACCGGGTCGGGCGCGTACCTCGCGGACTGCGTGAAGCGCGCGGAGGACGGTGGGGCCACGGCGCTGCTCGTCCGGTTGGACACGCCGGGCGGCTCGCTGGAGGCCACCCGCGCCGTGGTGCGAGCGTTCCTGGGCTCGCGCGTCCCCGTGCTCGTGTGGGTGGGGCCTTCCGGCGCGCGTGCCGGCAGCGCGGGCGTGTTCATCTCGCTGGCCTCGAACGTGAGCGCCATGGCGCCGGGGACGAACATCGGCGCGGCGCACCCCGTGGGGCCGGGGGGCGAGGACGTGGAGGAGCGCGGCGGCGAGCAGCTGGCCCGGAAGGTGGAGAACGACACGGTCGCCTTCGCGGAGGGCATCGCACGGCAGCGGGGCCGCAATCCGGAGTGGGCCGCGGCCGCCGTGCGCGACAGCGCCAGCGTTCCCGCGGACCGCGCCGTGGAGCTTCGCGTGGTGGAGCTCGTCGCGCCCACCGAGGCCGCGTTCCTCGACGCCGTGGAGGGCCGCAGCGTGGAGGTCGCCGGGGGTGACACCGTGACGCTCACCACCCGCGATGCCCACGTGGTGTCCCTGGAGCCGGGGCTGTCACAGCAGGTGGTGCATGCGCTCGCGCAGCCCTCCATCATCTACCTGCTGTTCCTCGTCGCGGTGCTGGGCCTGGTGGCGGAGGTGTCCCATCCGGGCGCGGTGGCGCCGGGGCTCATTGGCGGCGTGGCGCTGGTGCTGGCGTTGATGGCTTCGGCGACGCTGCCGGTGCGCTCGGGCGCGCTGGTGTTGATGCTGGTGGGCGTGGGGCTCATCATCGCGGAGCTGTTCGTCACCAGCGGCCTGCTGGGGGCAGCGGGCACGGGCCTGTTGATACTGGGTGGCGTGTTCCTGGTGGACCGCTTCGAACCGGGCTGGTTCGTGGAGCCGTCCTTCCGCCTGTCGTGGGGCGTGATGCTGCCGACGGCGCTCCTGTTCGCGGGGTCCGCGGCCTTCCTCGCGTATCGCAGCGCCCAGACCCGCAAGCTGCCGCAGCGGGGCGGTGACGTGGGGCTCGTGGGCGAGGCGGGCACGGCGCTGGTCCCCGTCACGCCCTCCGGCGGCGAGGTGTTCGTCCACGGCGAGCGCTGGCGCGCCGTCTCCTTCACCCCCATCCGCGAGGGCGCGCAGGTCGTGGTGCGCGCCGTGGAGGGGCTCACCCTCACCGTCGCGGAGTCGATGCCATGA
- a CDS encoding DUF2721 domain-containing protein has product MNGVVDGLDPSSIQLIGTAVTPAVMVSGCGILATGLDNQISRITARMRDMVREWRTLPEGHARRSLLREEVAILDRRHAILARAIGFTYAALLSFVVTSLLYLLRRSVAVPEGLPVMSFSLGVGLLGSTAVLALASLRLSRRAITLEHEELFRDGQPGGPPKA; this is encoded by the coding sequence ATGAACGGCGTCGTGGACGGCCTGGACCCCTCCTCCATCCAGCTCATCGGCACGGCGGTGACGCCCGCGGTGATGGTGTCCGGGTGCGGCATCCTGGCCACGGGCCTGGACAACCAAATCTCCCGAATCACCGCGCGCATGCGGGACATGGTCCGGGAATGGCGCACGCTGCCGGAGGGCCACGCGCGCCGCTCGCTCCTGCGCGAGGAGGTGGCCATCCTGGACCGCCGCCACGCCATCCTCGCGCGGGCCATTGGCTTCACCTACGCGGCGCTCCTGTCCTTCGTGGTGACGTCGCTGCTGTACCTGCTGCGCCGCAGCGTGGCGGTGCCGGAGGGGTTGCCGGTGATGTCCTTCTCCCTGGGCGTGGGGCTGCTGGGCTCCACGGCGGTGCTGGCCCTGGCGTCGCTGCGCTTGAGCCGCCGCGCCATCACGCTGGAGCACGAGGAGCTCTTCCGGGACGGGCAGCCGGGCGGCCCACCGAAGGCCTGA